In Gossypium arboreum isolate Shixiya-1 chromosome 6, ASM2569848v2, whole genome shotgun sequence, the following are encoded in one genomic region:
- the LOC108456253 gene encoding zinc finger protein CONSTANS-LIKE 4-like, translating to MKKCELCNSLAKMYCESDQAILCWDCDSRVHGANFLVAKHSRTLLCHLCQSPTPWNGSGPKLGPTVSVCENCVSRNTCTDEINNEETHHEENDDDEDDDDDEEDDSSEDDGGDSSGDEENQVVPWTSGPPVSSSSTSEECSTRFGKENSSQSRTVHPLKRRSETEDPFYPVS from the coding sequence atgaaaaagtgtgAGCTCTGCAATTCTTTAGCAAAGATGTATTGTGAATCAGATCAAGCCATCTTGTGCTGGGATTGTGATTCCAGAGTACATGGTGCCAATTTCCTCGTTGCTAAACATTCACGAACCCTTCTTTGTCACCTCTGTCAATCTCCTACGCCCTGGAATGGCTCCGGACCAAAGCTTGGCCCCACCGTCTCCGTTTGCGAAAATTGTGTCAGCAGAAATACTTGTACAGATGAGATAAACAACGAAGAAACACACCACGAAGAAAATGATGACGATGAGGACGACGACGATGATGAGGAAGATGACAGTAGTGAAGACGATGGTGGAGATAGCAGCGGTGACGAAGAAAATCAAGTGGTTCCATGGACATCTGGGCCACCAGTTTCCAGTTCTTCAACAAGCGAAGAATGTTCCACCAGGTTTGGAAAAGAAAATAGTTCTCAATCAAGAACAGTACATCCATTGAAGCGCAGGAGTGAGACCGAAGATCCCTTTTATCCAGTAAGCTAA